A segment of the Micromonospora sediminicola genome:
GTGCATCGCGACCAGCGACGAGGAGCAGGCGGTGTCGACGGTGACCGCCGGCCCTTCCAGGCCGAACGTGTAGGCGAGCCGGCCGGACACCACGCTGCCGGCGTTGCCGGTCATCAGGTGCCCCTCGAGGCCCTGCGCGGCGGCGCTCATCAGCACGGTGCCGTAGTCCTGCCCGGTGCTGCCGGCGAAGACGCCGGTGCGGCTGCCGCGCAGCGTGTGCGGGTCGATGCCGGCCCGCTCGAAGACCTCCCAGGTGGTCTCCAGCAGCCACCGCTGCTGCGGGTCCATCGCCAGCGCCTCGCGGGGCGAGATGGCGAAGAACCCCGGGTCGAACTCGGCGAGGCCGGTGACGAAGCCGCCCCGGCGCGCGTACGAGGTGCCGTTCTGCTCCGGGTCGCCGTCGTGCAGCGCGCCGAGGTCCCAGCCCCGGTCGGTGGGGAACTCGGTGAGCACGTCCCGGCCGGCGGCGACCACCTCCCACAGCCGCTCCGGGGTGTCGATCCCACCGGGGAAGCGGCAGCTCATGCCGACGATGGCGACCGGTTCCTGCTCACCGGCCTCCACCTCGCGCAGCCGCTGCCGCACCTGGTGCAGGTCGGCGGTGACCCGCTTCAGGTAGTCGAGAAGCTTCGCCTCGTCAGCCATGGTCCGCCCATCCCCTGTGTCGACCCGAACCGGCACCGGTCACGTCAGGACACCCCCAGCTCGCGGTCGATGAAGTCGAAGACCTCGTCCGGGGTGGCGTCCTGGAGCTTGCCGGCGACACCGTCGCCGTCGGCCGGGGCGTCCACCTCGTTGAGCGAGGCCAGCAGCGTGCGCAGTCGTTCGGTGATCCGCAGCCGGGCGCCCCGGTCGGGCGCGGCGCCGGCCAGCGCGGCCTCCAGCCGTTCCAGCTCGCCGAAGACCGGCGTCGCGGCGGCCACTCCCCCGTCGACGACGGCGGCGCGGACGTACTCGGCGAGCAGCGCGGCGGTCGGGTAGTCGAACACGACGGTGGCGGGCAACCGTACTCCGGTGGCGGCGGTGAGCCGGTTGCGCAGCTCCACCGCGGTCAGCGAGTCGAAGCCGAGGTCCCGGAACGCCCGGTCCGGTTCGACGGCGGCGTCGGAGGCGTGTCCGAGCACCGCCGCGGCCTGCCCGCGGACCAGGTCCAGCACCGTCCGGCGCCGCTCGGCGTCGGTCTGCCCGGCGAGCAGCGCGGCGAGCGAGTCGGCGGTCGGGCCGCCCTCCTCGGCGCGCTCGGCGGCGGCGCGGCGCGCCTCGGGGATCCCGGTGAGCAGCGGGCTGGGCCGGACCGCGGTGAAGCCGGGCACGTAGCGGGCCCAGTCGACGCCGGCGATCAGGGTGACCGGCTCGCGGCCGGTGAGGCAGCCGGCGAGCGCGGTGAGGGCGAGGTCGGCGTCGAGCCGGGTGACGCCGCTGCGCCGGCGACGCTCGGCCACGGCGGGGTCGGCGTCGGCCATGCCGCCGGTGGCCCAGGGCCCCCAGGCGACGGAGGTGGCCGGCAGGCCCTGCCGGTGCCGCTGCTCGGCCAGCGCGTCCAGGTAGGCGTTGGCGGCGGCGTAGCTGCCCTGGCCGGCGGCGCCGAGCTGCCCGGGCAGCGCGGAGAAGAGCACGAACGCCCGCAGGTCCTTCTCGGCGGTCAGCTCGTGCAGGTGCAGCGCGCCGAGCGCCTTGGGCCGCAGCACGTCGGCGATCCGGTCGGCGGTGAGGCCGTCGAGCACCCCGTCGTCGAGGACGCCGGCGGCGTGCACCACAGTGGTCAGCGGCGCGTCGGCCGGCACGTCGTCGAGGAGCTTGGCCAGCGCGGCCCGGTCGGCCACGTCGCAGGCGGCGACGGTGACCCGGGCGCCCCGGTCGGTGAGGTCGCGGACCAGGTCGGCCGCGCCCGGCGCGTCGGCGCCGCGCCGGCTGACCAGCAGCAGGTGCGCCGCGCCCCGGTCGGCGAACCAGCGCGCGACCTGCCCGCCGAGCGCGCCGGTGCCGCCGGTGACGAGCGTGGTGCCGGGATGCCCGTCCGCCGGGTCGGCGCCACCGCCGGGCGCCCGGACGAGGCGGCGGACCAGCAGGGTGACGCCGTCGACGGCGAGTTGGTCCTCACCGTCCGGGCCGGACAGCGCGGCGCAGAGCAGGTCCCAGCCGTGGTCGTCGAGGGTGGCCGGCACATCGACCAGGCCGCCCCACCGCTGCGGGTGTTCCAGGGCGGCGACCCGGCCGAGGCCCCAGAGCAGCGCCTGCTCGGGCCGGCCGACGCCGCCGTCGCGGGTGGTGCCGGCGGCGCCCCGGGTGACGCACCACAGCGGCGCGGGCACGTCCAGGTCGCCGAGCGCCTGGAGCAGGGCCAGCGACCGGGCCAGGAACGGCGGCACCGGGGCGTCGGCCGGCGTGTCGGCGAGGGCGAGCAGGGACAGCACCCCGTCGACCGGGCCGGCGCCGGCGGCGGTGAGCCGGGCGGCGACGGCGGCGCGGTCGGTGGCGTCCTCGGGCAGCAGGACCAGCCGGGCGTCCGCGCCGCGCCTGGTCAGTTCGGCCACGGCCGTCTCCGCCTCGGCGATGCCGTCCGGGTCCGCCACGACCCACCAGGCGCCGGTGAGGAACGCGACCGGAACCCCGGCGTACGGCTGCCAGACGGCCCGGTAGCGCAGGTCGTCGAGGGTGGACCGGTCGCGTTGGCGGCGTCGCCAGTCGGCGAGCAGCGGCAGCGCGGCCCCGAGGCGGTCGAGGGACTCGGTGGCGTCCTGCGCGGTGAGGTCGGCCAGGGCGGCGAGGTCCTCGTTGTCGACGGCGGCCCAGAACGCGGCGTCGGCCCCGGTCGGGGCGTCGGCGGTGTCGACGGTGCGGGTGCGGGGCCAGTAGCGCTCCCGGTCGAACGCGTAGGTGGGCAGGTCGACGGTGGTCGTCTCGGGCAGCACGCGGGTGAGGTCGACGGGCAGGCCGACGGCGTGGGCGGTGGCCAGGTTGGTCAGCAGCCGGGTCGGGTCGTCGTCGCCTCGACGCAGCGTGGACAGCACGTGCCCGGTGGTGGCGGTGTCGTCGAGGATCGCGGTGACCGGCATCGCCAGCACCGGATGCGGACTGATCTCCACGAACGTGCTGTGCCCCGCGCCGACCGCGGTCCGCACCGCCGTGTCGAAACGGACGGTGCGGCGCAGGTTGTCGTACCAGTAGTCCGCCGTCATGCTCGCCGGGTCCACCCAGTCCCCGGTCAACGTCGACACCAGACGGATGTGACCGGGCTGCGGGGCGACGTCGGCCAGATCGGTGCGCAACCGCTGGGCGACCTCCTCCACGGCCGCCGAGTGCGAGGCGTAGTCCACCGGAATCAACCGCGCCCGCACCTCATCGGCCTGACAGGCCGCCACGAAATCGGCGACCGCCTGCGGCGGACCGGACACCACCACCGTCGACGGACCGTTCACCGCCGCGATTCCCACGCCGGAGAACCGTCCAGCGCCGTCGGTGTCACCCGGTGCCACCGCGTCGGGTCCGACAGCACCGTCTGTCGCGCGGTCGGCTTCCAGCCGCGCCGTCACCTCGTCGGCGGGCAGGTCGACCGACGCCATCGTGCCCGTGCCCCGTAGCGCGGCCAGCGCCCGGGACCGCAGCGCCACCGTCCGCGCCGCGTCCTCCAGAGACAGAATCCCGGCTACGCACGCCGCGCCGATCTCGCCCTGCGAGTGGCCGATCACCGCCTGCGGGCTCACACCGACGTGCCGCCAGACCGCGGCGAGGGCGACACCGACGGCCCAGAGCACGGGCTGCACCACCTCGACCCGGTCCAACCACGACTCGTCGTCCCCGGTCAGCACCGACGGCAGGTCGACGTCCAGGAACGGCGACAACGCCGCCTGGCAGTCCGCCAGCGTCGCGTCGAACACGGGCGTGCGGCCGACCAGACCGGCCGCCATCCGCGCCGACTGCGCACCCTGACCCGGGAACACGAACACCGGGCCGGCGCCGCGCCCCGCCACCGTGCCCGTCACCACGGCCGGCGACGGCGTGCCGGCGGCCAGCGCGTCCAACCCGGACAACAGGTCCTTGGCCGAGGACCCGACCACCGCGGCGCGGTGGTCGAACGCCGACCGGGTGGTCGCGAGGGACCAGGCGATCACCGCCGGGTCTGCCGAGGTGCCACGCAGGTGCCGGGCCAGCCGCCCGGCCTGCCGGGCCACCCCGTCGCGGGTCCGCGCCGACACCGGCCAGGCGAGCGCGCCGTCGAGCAGCCCGGACCGGGCGGTGTCCGCGCCGGCGGGCGGCCCCGGCCGGGCGGCATCGGCGGGCGTCTCGTCGGGGAGTTCGAGAATGACGTGCGCGTTGGTGCCGGAGATGCCGAACGACGAGACGGCGGCCCGGCGTGGTCCGGCGGCGGGCCAGGCCCGGTTCTCGGTGACCAGCTCGACCGCGCCGGCCGACCAGTCGATGTGCGGCGACGGCGCGTCCACGTGCAGGGTCGGCGGGACCACGCCGGCCCGCATGGCGAGGACCATCTTGATCACCCCAGCGACGCCGGCGGCGGCCTGGGTGTGGCCGATGTTCGACTTCACCGAACCGAGCAGCAGGGGTTCGACGTCGGCGCGGCCCTGCCCGTACGTGGCGATGAGCGCCTGCGCCTCGATCGGGTCGCCGAGGGTGGTGCCGGTGCCGTGCGCCTCCACCACGTCCACGTCGGCCGGGGACAGTCGCGCGGCGGCGAGGGCCGCCCGGATCACGCGTTGCTGCGACGGCCCGTTCGGTGCGGTGAGCCCGTTGGACGCGCCGTCCTGGTTGACCGCGCTGCCGCGCAGCACGGCGAGGATCGGGTGGCCGTTGCGCCGGGCGTCGGAGAGGCGCTCGACCAGCAGCATCCCGGCTCCCTCCCCCCAACCGGTGCCGTCGGCGGCGGCGGCGAACGCCTTGCACCGGCCGTCGGGGGCGAGGCCGCGCTGGCGGGAGAACTCGACGAACAGCCCGGGGGTGGCCATCACGGTCACGCCACCGGCCAGGGCCAGGTCGCACTCGCCGCGTTGCAGCGCCGCCGCCGCGAGGTGCAGCGCGACCAGGGACGACGAACACGCCGTGTCCACCGAGACCGCCGGTCCTTCCAACCCCAACACGTACGCCACCCGCCCCGAGACCACGCTCGCCGCGTTCCCGGTGCTCGCGAACCCTTCGACCTCGTCCGCGGACACCATCAACAGGGCCCCATAGTCCTGGCCGTTGGTGCCGACGAACACCCCTGTTCGTGAACCCCGCAAGCCACCCGGATCAACCCCTGCCCGCTCGATCGCCTCCCACGAGGTCTCCAGCAACAGGCGCTGCTGCGGGTCCATGGCGACGGCCTCGCGGGGTGAGATGCCGAAGAAACCGGCGTCGAAGTCGGCCACGTCGTAGAGGAACGCGCCGGTGCGGACGTAGGAGGTGCCGGCGGAGTAGGGGTCGGGGTCGTAGAGTCCGTCGAGGTCCCAGCCGCGGTCGCCGGGCAGGTCCGAGACCGCGTCGCGGCCGGCGTGCAGCAGCTGCCAGAACCGCTCCGGGTCGGTGACGCCGCCGGGGAACCGGCAGGACATGGCGACGATCGCGACCGGCTCGTCGTCGGCGAGCGGGGTCGGTCCGGCGGCCGGGCCGGTCTCGGCGACGCCGCCGAGTTCGGTGTGCAGGTGCCGGGCCAGCACGGTGGCGGTCGGGTAGTCGAAGACCAGCGTGACGGGCAGCCGCAGGCCGGTGGCGGTGGCGAGCCGGTTGCGCAGCTCGACCGCGGTGACCGAGTCGAAGCCGAGGTCGCGGAACGCGTGGTGCGGGTCGACGGCCTCGCCGCCGGCGTACTTGAGGACGGTGGCCGCCTGGTCGCGGACCAGGTCGAGCAGCGCCTCCCGGCGCTCGTCGGACGCCATCCGGGCGAACGCGCCGGCCGGCGCGGCCTCGGCCGTCTCGTCCGGCTCCCGGTCGGCGGCGAGCTGCCGCGCCTCGGGGATCTCGGCGATCAGCGGGGCCGGGCGGGTGGCGGTGAGCGCGACCCGGAACCGGTCCCAGGCGATGTTGGACACGGTCAGGTACGTCTCGTCGTGCGCGAGCGCCTGGTGCAGCGCGGCGATCGCGAGGCGGGGGTGCATCTCGGGCGCGCCGTGGCGGTGCAGCATCCGGCCGAACTCCCCGTCGGCCATTCCGCCGCCGCCCCAGGCGCCCCAGGCGATCGAGGTGGCCGGCAGGCCGAGGCCGCGCCGGTGCTCGGCGAGCGCGTTGAGGTAGGCGTTGCCGGGGGCGTAGTTGCCGACGCCGGAGCTGCCGACGGTGCCGGCCATCGCGGAGAACAGCACGAACGCGTCGAGGTCGTGGTCGCGGGTCAGCTCGTGCAGGTTGACCGCGGCGGTGACCTTGGCGCCGAGCGCGTGGTCGATCCGGTCGAGGGTGAGCGCGCCGATGACCGCGTCGTCGAGCACGGCGGCGGTGTGCACGACGGTGGTGAGCGGGTGTTCGGCGGGCAGTCCGGCGAGTACGGCGGCGAGCGCGTCCCGGTCGGCGGCGTCGCAGGCGGCCACGGTGACCCGGGCGCCCAGTGCGGTCAGCTCGGCCTCCAGCTCGTCGACGCCGTCGCCGTCGCGGCCGCGCCGGCTGAGCAGAACCAGGTGGTCGGCGCCGTGGGCGGCGAGCCAGCGGGCCACGTGCCCGCCCAGCGCGCCGGTGCCGCCGGTGACCAGCGCGGTGCCGGTGGGCCGCCAGTCGCGCGGGGCGGGGGTGTCGCCGAGCGGCGCGCGCAGCAGCCGTCGGCCGTACGCGCCGGTGGGGCGCAGCGCGACCTGGTCCTCCCCGTCGGCGCCGGCGAGGACCCGGGCCAGCCGGGTGGCGGTGCGGTCGTCGACGGTGTCGGGCAGGTCGACCAGGCCGCCCCAGCGGTCGGGGTGTTCCAGCGCGGCGATCCGGCCGAACCCCCAGGCGAGCTGCTGGGTGGGGTGCGGCAGCGGGTCGGTGGGTCCGGTGGAGACCGCGCCCCGGGTGAGCGTCCACAGCGGCGCGCGGATCCCGGCGTCGCCGAGGGCCTGGGTGAGGGTGACGGTGCCGGCGTAGCCGGCCGGCACGTGCCGGTGGGCGGGCAGCGGTGTCTCGTCCAGCGCGAGCAGGGAGACCACGGCGGCGGGTGGGGCGTCGGCGTGCCGGTCGCGCAGCCGGGCGGTGAGCGCGTCCCGGTCGGTGCGCTCGCCGGTCAGGGCGAGCGGGACGACGGTGGCGCCGTGCCGGCGCAACGCGTCCGCGACGACGTCCGCCGCGTCGACGCCGAGGTCGCCGGGGCCGGTGACCAGCCACCAGTCGCCGTCGAGTGTCGGCCGGTCGGCGGCGTCGGGGGCGACCGGCAGCCAGCCGTCGCGGTAGCGCCAGGAGTCGACGGTGGCCTGGTCGCGGTGGCGGCGTCGCCACGCGGCCAGCGCCGGCAGCAGCGCGGCGAGCGCGTCGGCGGGCACGTCGGCGGTGTCGGCCAGCTCGGCGCCGACCGCGGCCGGGTCCTCGGCCTCGACGGCGGCCCAGAACCGGGCGTCGACCTCGTCCGGCTCGACCGGGGCGGCGGCCACGGGGACGGCGGCCGGGCGCGGCCAGTAGGGCTGCCGCTGGAACGGGTAGGTGGGCAGGTCGAGGCGGCGGGCGGCGAGGCCGGCGAAGGCGGGCCGCCAGTCGACCGCGACCCCACCGGCGTACGCCTCGGCGAGCGCCCGGTGGAACCGGGCGAGGTCACCCTCGTCGCGGCGCAGCGTGCCGGTGACGGTGACCGCGGTCGGGTCGGCGGCGGCCGCCTCGACGCTCTCCTGCATCGCCATGGTGAGCACCGGGTGGGCGCTGACCTCGACGAAGGTCTGGTGGCCGGTGGCGGCCAGGTCGCGGATCGCCGCGTCGAAGCCGACAGTCTGTCGCAGGTTGCG
Coding sequences within it:
- a CDS encoding type I polyketide synthase, producing the protein MNSEDEKYVEYLKRTTSELRRTRRRLRALEARDTEPVAIVAMTCRYPGGVGSPEQLWDLVRDGGDGIGPFPADRGWDLDRLFHPDPDHPGTSYVREGGFVYDAGDFDADLFGISPREAVAMDPQQRLLLEATWEAFERAGLPLPAVRGSRTGVFVGAAAHGYDAILAQAGQDGEGHSLTGNSTSIVSGRIAYTLGLEGPAVTIDTACSSSSVAIHLAVQALRNADCELALAGGVTVMPTPAVFVGFSRQRGLAADGRCKPFAAAADGTGWSEGVGMLLLARLSDAQRHGYPVLAVIRGSAVNQDGASNGLSAPHGPSQVRVIRQALANARLTPEQVDVVEAHGTGTTLGDPIEAQALLATYGQDRGDAPPVLLGSVKSNLGHTQAAAGVAGVIKMVLALRHGVVPPTLHVDRPSPHIDWDAGAVALATEATPWPAVDRPRRAAVSSFGVSGTNAHTILEQAPEPEPAEDEPAPVDRPVVPVLLSARSPEALAAQAGRWAAWLDADPDVRPLDVAYSSVVSRSVLDHRAVLAAAGRDDLVAGLRALAAGEPAGTVVTGTGTPRGQLAVLFSGQGAQRAGMGRELYAAFPVFAAALDEVCGHLDRALPRPLREVLFAADGTDDAALLDRTAFTQAGLFAVEVALFRLVESFGVTPDLVGGHSIGEVTAAHVAGVLSLEHAAALVAARGRLMQALPAGGAMLAVAATEADVRATLTDPDAPIDVAAVNGPAAVVLSGAADEIDLAERRWRDRGVRTRRLTVSHAFHSPLMAPVLDRFRAVLDRLTFAAPTLPVVSNLTGDLADPDEIRTPEHWVRHVREAVRHADGVRALRAAGVDTFLEIGPRAVLTPLTADILPDEPVRAVAVQRGDRAEPEALLAALADLHVHGHPVAWPTWFTGAGARRTDLPTYAFHRHRYWAGDGGVPPATATEGVDGDFWAAVERGDLPAVASHLAVQDDPEAVAALAPAVPVLSSWRRARHRDATLDGWSYRVVWEPVHPSPAPALTGRWLVVALDDPAPWAAPLARAGADVDLLTVPADADRAALADLLRDHPEPGWRGVLCVLPAPDAPRPDAPAVPAGTALLLTLTQALADTGRSGRLWCLTRGAVTVGGGEPLTDPYAATAWGLGRVVALEQPDRWGGLVDLPAGDTPDRASADALLTVLADGGHDEVAVRAHGTFGRRLVPAAPPAGPGWRPTGTVLVTGGTGALGRQVCRWLLDAGATDVVLASRRGPDAPGVADLVAELPGARAVRCDVTDSAAVAALVADLPALTAVVHAAGAVDDGILEGLDLPRTQAVLDAKVRAARALHDATAGRDLDAFVLFSSLAGVIGSAGQGNYAAANAFVDAFATWRHDLGLPATAVAWGAWAAEGMAAASADLTARLVRGGVHPLPAEQAAAALGRVVGAGPALTVADVDWGRLAATRGRPAPLLTGLPGVPAGPAVVTPAVVVGRSLPQLTELVRAQVALVLGHPAGRPLPDRTFRDLGFDSLTAVELRNRLAAETGATLPATLVFDHPTVAELAAHLHGLTADPTGGAVVAADVDRHREPVAIVAMSCRFPGGVATPEQLWELVAGGTDALSTMPQERGWNVAELYHPDPEHLGTSYVCEGGFLTGAGEFDPAFFGISPREAVAMDPQQRLLLETAWEAFERARLDPAGLRGSRTGVYVGTNGQDYGSLLLAAGDGDENYLATGVSASVISGRLAYTFGLHGPAVTVDTACSASLVALHLAAQALQAGECDLALAGGATVMATPGIFVGFSRQRGLAADGRCKPFAGAADGTGWGEGVGLLVLQRLSDARRDGNPVLAVVRGSAVNSDGASNGLTAPNGPAQQRVIRQALANAGLAPDQVDAVEAHGTGTTLGDPIEAQALIATYGRDRDTDRPLWLGSVKSNLGHTQAAAGVAGVIKMVLAMRAGVLPPTLHVDEPTPHVDWSAGTVALLTEARPWPAGDRPRRAAVSSFGISGTNVHTVLEQAPPEEPAPRDAVPAGELPWTLSGRGTAALAARARDLRAHLDAVPDAALPDLAWSLATTRTAHEHRAVVLAAGRDDLAAALDALAAGRPAPHTVTRPPGTGGDVVFVFPGQGSQWTGMAADLLATAPVFAETFTACAQALRPHLDWSPVDVIRGAPDAPSLERVDVVQPTLFAVGVSLAALWRSYGVHPSAVVGHSQGEIAAAYVAGGLSLDDAAAVVALRSRVIAEIAGDGGMVSVATTADEATETIGRWDGRVALAAVNGPTSVVVSGDAAALDELIAHYQGRDVRVRRVPVDYASHSAHVEPLRERLRDLLAGLRPRTGDIRFRSTVTGDWTDTAGLDADYWYRNLRQTVGFDAAIRDLAATGHQTFVEVSAHPVLTMAMQESVEAAAADPTAVTVTGTLRRDEGDLARFHRALAEAYAGGVAVDWRPAFAGLAARRLDLPTYPFQRQPYWPRPAAVPVAAAPVEPDEVDARFWAAVEAEDPAAVGAELADTADVPADALAALLPALAAWRRRHRDQATVDSWRYRDGWLPVAPDAADRPTLDGDWWLVTGPGDLGVDAADVVADALRRHGATVVPLALTGERTDRDALTARLRDRHADAPPAAVVSLLALDETPLPAHRHVPAGYAGTVTLTQALGDAGIRAPLWTLTRGAVSTGPTDPLPHPTQQLAWGFGRIAALEHPDRWGGLVDLPDTVDDRTATRLARVLAGADGEDQVALRPTGAYGRRLLRAPLGDTPAPRDWRPTGTALVTGGTGALGGHVARWLAAHGADHLVLLSRRGRDGDGVDELEAELTALGARVTVAACDAADRDALAAVLAGLPAEHPLTTVVHTAAVLDDAVIGALTLDRIDHALGAKVTAAVNLHELTRDHDLDAFVLFSAMAGTVGSSGVGNYAPGNAYLNALAEHRRGLGLPATSIAWGAWGGGGMADGEFGRMLHRHGAPEMHPRLAIAALHQALAHDETYLTVSNIAWDRFRVALTATRPAPLIAEIPEARQLAADREPDETAEAAPAGAFARMASDERREALLDLVRDQAATVLKYAGGEAVDPHHAFRDLGFDSVTAVELRNRLATATGLRLPVTLVFDYPTATVLARHLHTELGGVAETGPAAGPTPLADDEPVAIVAMSCRFPGGVTDPERFWQLLHAGRDAVSDLPGDRGWDLDGLYDPDPYSAGTSYVRTGAFLYDVADFDAGFFGISPREAVAMDPQQRLLLETSWEAIERAGVDPGGLRGSRTGVFVGTNGQDYGALLMVSADEVEGFASTGNAASVVSGRVAYVLGLEGPAVSVDTACSSSLVALHLAAAALQRGECDLALAGGVTVMATPGLFVEFSRQRGLAPDGRCKAFAAAADGTGWGEGAGMLLVERLSDARRNGHPILAVLRGSAVNQDGASNGLTAPNGPSQQRVIRAALAAARLSPADVDVVEAHGTGTTLGDPIEAQALIATYGQGRADVEPLLLGSVKSNIGHTQAAAGVAGVIKMVLAMRAGVVPPTLHVDAPSPHIDWSAGAVELVTENRAWPAAGPRRAAVSSFGISGTNAHVILELPDETPADAARPGPPAGADTARSGLLDGALAWPVSARTRDGVARQAGRLARHLRGTSADPAVIAWSLATTRSAFDHRAAVVGSSAKDLLSGLDALAAGTPSPAVVTGTVAGRGAGPVFVFPGQGAQSARMAAGLVGRTPVFDATLADCQAALSPFLDVDLPSVLTGDDESWLDRVEVVQPVLWAVGVALAAVWRHVGVSPQAVIGHSQGEIGAACVAGILSLEDAARTVALRSRALAALRGTGTMASVDLPADEVTARLEADRATDGAVGPDAVAPGDTDGAGRFSGVGIAAVNGPSTVVVSGPPQAVADFVAACQADEVRARLIPVDYASHSAAVEEVAQRLRTDLADVAPQPGHIRLVSTLTGDWVDPASMTADYWYDNLRRTVRFDTAVRTAVGAGHSTFVEISPHPVLAMPVTAILDDTATTGHVLSTLRRGDDDPTRLLTNLATAHAVGLPVDLTRVLPETTTVDLPTYAFDRERYWPRTRTVDTADAPTGADAAFWAAVDNEDLAALADLTAQDATESLDRLGAALPLLADWRRRQRDRSTLDDLRYRAVWQPYAGVPVAFLTGAWWVVADPDGIAEAETAVAELTRRGADARLVLLPEDATDRAAVAARLTAAGAGPVDGVLSLLALADTPADAPVPPFLARSLALLQALGDLDVPAPLWCVTRGAAGTTRDGGVGRPEQALLWGLGRVAALEHPQRWGGLVDVPATLDDHGWDLLCAALSGPDGEDQLAVDGVTLLVRRLVRAPGGGADPADGHPGTTLVTGGTGALGGQVARWFADRGAAHLLLVSRRGADAPGAADLVRDLTDRGARVTVAACDVADRAALAKLLDDVPADAPLTTVVHAAGVLDDGVLDGLTADRIADVLRPKALGALHLHELTAEKDLRAFVLFSALPGQLGAAGQGSYAAANAYLDALAEQRHRQGLPATSVAWGPWATGGMADADPAVAERRRRSGVTRLDADLALTALAGCLTGREPVTLIAGVDWARYVPGFTAVRPSPLLTGIPEARRAAAERAEEGGPTADSLAALLAGQTDAERRRTVLDLVRGQAAAVLGHASDAAVEPDRAFRDLGFDSLTAVELRNRLTAATGVRLPATVVFDYPTAALLAEYVRAAVVDGGVAAATPVFGELERLEAALAGAAPDRGARLRITERLRTLLASLNEVDAPADGDGVAGKLQDATPDEVFDFIDRELGVS